Sequence from the uncultured Bacteroides sp. genome:
GTATATTTTTGGGCACAACGAACTGAAGTTGTCGACAAACAATATATTTAATACCAATGCCTACGAACGAATAAATATTGGTTCATTGAGCCAGTCTGTTAGTATGTGTACATTACGTCCCCGGCAATTTCTTGTGAAGTACTTATTTGATTTCTAAATAGAGCAGCATGGTATATCAGAAGTATTCCCCCAATTAAACATTGGATAAAAGAGTAAGTGGAAAACAACAAACAGCAAGCTAATACAACCAGCAACACGTAGTAAAAGAGTCTGAGTTTTCATTTTTTTATTTCTATTTAGTATTTACACATTCTGATTAATGCATCTCTGATAATCAGATAATGAAAGGGCTTGATTGTGTAGAAATAAATCTTCCCCATCAGATTGTGAAACATAACAACAGTTACTATCTTTACTGTGTGCTTATCTTTATCTGTTTCATATTGCAGGGAAAACCAGCCTTCAAGATGTTTATCATTTGCATTCAACAGAATTTCTGTTTCACTTCTTTCAAGGACATCGAAGAAACCAAGCTTCTCACCTTTCCCTGGGTTGTTGTTAGTAACTTCATCTGTAGAAGTATCCAAATTGAAAGGTTTTACTAATATATTGCGTAACTTAAAAAGAAAATCAACCCACTTTGGCCGTAACGAAAATGATGATAAACATGATTCCAATGTTACTGATTTTTTGTTTGTAGCCATTTGATAACACTCTGAATAATCTGCATTCAAAGAAAATCCATAAATAAATGATTGTTCTGCAATATTTGCTTTTTCCATATCTAATAACATTTTTTTGTCACAAAGATGACTTAAGCTAAGGGCAAAAACAAATTTAGTTTATCAAACGACATATTTTGGTTACGAAACGAATAAATATTCAATATCGCATATTGTTTTTTGCTTTCCAAATATTATCTTTGCAAAAAAAACAAACAGACATTAGAGCTATGAGAATTAAGCTATTACTTATTTTTATGTGCCTACTTCTGGCATGCCAAAAGCAGGAAGACAACATCACTCAACCTATAGACAGTTCTATGCTTGGAATAGATCATATTACAATTAACAATAAAGATTATGCTATAGCTAATAGTTTGATGATTGATAAAAGTGCTCCATTAGTTTGCACAGGATTATTGAATTCATCAAGCAAGATTGAGTTTAATTATACATGGAATGCTCTTGCAGAAGATTTATCGTCTGTTTCTATAACTAGCACAAAAGCACAGGTTGAAGTGAATTATACAGGAAACACAACCACAAAGACATACACAATAAGGGTATATAATACCAATCCGAAAGCAGAAGTTAAGTATGTTATTTCAGCTTTAACAAAATAGATTAAATATCATTCCCCAATATTTTCCTGTCGGAACTTCGATTGGTGTAAAAGGATTCATTACCATGAGTATTATAACAGTGATGGCCTTATGTATTTCAAGTTCAATTGTTGTTATTGAGATAACATTCTTCTGCCTCTTATTCTTCTTAGGTATGATTTTACCAACATCGACAACATTGGCTCTGGATATGGAAAAGCAGAATTCAGGAAATGCTTCTGCTATAATTGGATTCCTTACTTTTGTATCGGGTGGAATTATTTCACCACTAACAGGCATGGGAAATATACTATATTCAACAAGTATAATTATAATACTTTGTTGCGTCTCTATTTTATTATGTATCAGAAAAGTATTAAAGCCTGCTGTAGAAGTTAATAAATAAAAAGATACCTGATTAATTTTCTTTATAAGTCAACTTCAAATTAGGATAAACCATCCTATTCTTACAAACGAACTGAGTAGAAAGGATAAAATGATTAAAGAAATCTGCATGCAGGAAAAAGAAGTCAGGGATAAAGCGTGAACGATTATCCGGATGAGAGTTTACTTCCGCCAGATCTGCCATTAGCATATAATTGAGATGTGGAGACATGCGGGTAATGCACTCATTATACGGACTATCAAACTTAAGGGTATTATATTTATCCATTTGGGTGATATATGAAAGTATGCTAACAGGATCAGGAGCAAGCAACAAAAGGTTCTTGTAGAATACGGCATAAGAGTTGAGATCTGCATCTTTGATTCCGGAAAGCTGGGCAAAGATAGTATTCTTGGGTAGTGAATAGAGTTGGTAACTCTTTACTCCTGCATACAATAATTGAGCTTTACCTCCTGATTGCATCTTTTCCTGTATAAACTGCTGCAAATCTTTTTCTGCTTTGATGGAATCTTTCATTGGGATATACAACAAAGAAAGTGGCCGGCGAATTGAGTCTTCGGGATAAAAAGAGATGCTTGTTAAACGGTTGGCTGCATATCCTTTCAGAAAACGCACCAGATGGATATCCACTGCTTTTACTTTATCCGGATAGGATGCAAGGACATATTCCTGTTGCGAGGTATTTACCGCAATATATTCAAGTTTGGAAATACCCATCTCATTTACATAATAAGTGTAACGGGGAAGTTCTCTTTTTGATAACAGTTCAATGGAAGATTGCTCCTTGAGCGCATTGACAAACGAGGAACTTGTATCTGCATCTATACTGGTTCCCGAAAGACGGATTACATCACGAGCAAACTTGATATTTAATTCGCTCCACCCCATTTGTTTCATCTTTAAATGCAAAGAGGCTATGCTATTAAAGTTTTTATAGTCCTGCGAGAGCCTGAACACTGGATCGGCGAGAACTGATTTCCCACCAACATGGGTATCAATAACTTGCTTGATCAGTCGTTCTGAATAGCTTGCAGCAATAAAGCCGGCCGACTTGTAATAACAGAGAAACGAATCTCCTCCCATGGGGCATATTTTTATATTCTTGCCTCTATAAGAAACTGTTTTAATAGGAAAATCCATAGGACGGTTTTTCTTTATTTGCTGTTCAATCCAGTCATCATTCTGAGGAGTTGTACTAAAATAAACTACCTGGTCTGTTTCTGTTCCGAGAGAATGAAAGCTAATTAGCATTCTGTTCATTCCAGAACTAACTCCATGAGGTGCAGAGATTACCCATGAGTCAAAATGTACCATCAAATCATTCGCAATACGGGAAAGCTTAAGGGATGGAAGTTCTTTTATATAACCTGTGCTTTTTATTTCTTTGATCAGCGAAGTCAGGTCATTGGTTTCAAACACGGCATTGCAACCTGAAGGGACAAGTGAATAAAGATTGACCTCGGTAATTCTTTCACGAAAACTTATCCCCGTGTAGAAGAATGTTCCTACTCCTATAAGAAAGAGCAGAAAAAGCGAAATGATCAATGTTTTTATCCTCAATTTCCGATCCATAGCTATGCGCGTTCAATACAATATAAATATCTTTGTGTGGTTATTTATTTCAGGTAACACACAAAAGTAACAAAAATCCCGAAATATAATGAAATATTTGATTAGAAAAGAGATAGCAGGATTCTTTAGCTCTGCAATGGGATATGTGATACTCTTTGTCTGATTATTAGCTGTATCTTTTATGCTATGATTTTTTGCCTGTGAATACAATTTACCGGACGGAGGTTACGCTACTCTGCATCCATTCTTTTCACTGGCTCCTACCCTGCTTTTAGTTGTCGGTTTTGCATATTTAAAATACAGAAAAAGAAAAAAATAAAATTACGAGTATCAATTATTGCACTATTTATGCCAAATACTCCTCGTTTTTTCGATTCCGGTTTTAGTATCTTTGCAGTAAATAACTAATAACAATAAAAGAAACGACACTATGAGAAAAGTATTCGGAATGATTTCCTTGCTTTTGCTTACTCTGTATGCCAATGCTAATCCAATAGACAAAGCCTGGGAAGAGTGTGCAAAGATTGAAAAACAAATAAAAAGAACATCATTTCCCCAACGTACATTCGTAATTACTGATTTTGGTGCAAAAGCCGGAAATGAAACAGAACCTTGCCACGATGCTATCAATCTGGCAATAGTTACCTGCAATCAGGCAGGCGGTGGAACAGTAGTGATACCAAAAGGAGTATTCTACACCGGACCAATTACATTAAAGAGTAATGTAAATCTTCATTTTGAAGATGGAGCAACACTTAAATTTTCTACAAATCAGAAACTATATTTTCCTGCAGTTCTTACCCGCTGGGAAGGAATTGACTGTTGGAACGCTCATCCAATGATTTATGCCTATGGCGAAACTAACATTGCCATTACTGGTAAAGGTACTATTGATGCTCAGGGAGCCAATGAAAACTGGTGGAGAATGAGTGGTGCCAAACAATTTGGATGGAAAGAAGGAATTGTTGCTCAAAAGAATGGCGGACGTGAACGTTTGCTGATGTACGGTGAAACAGGCATGCCTGTTTACAAGCGCATAATGACTCCTGAAGATGGTATGCGTCCTCAATTAATTAATTTTTATTCCTGCAATACTATCCTGATTGAAGATGTAAACTTGCGCAATTCTCCATTCTGGGTAATTCATCCTCTGTTTTGTGAAAGCATGATTGTACGTGGAGTGAACATCCTGAGCCATGGACCAAACAACGATGGTTGCGACCCTGAATCGAGTAAAAATGTATTAATTGAAAATTGCATATTCAACACCGGAGACGATTGTATTGCCATTAAATCAGGACGTAACGGCGACGGACGCAAATGGAATGTGCCAAGTGAGAACATTATTGTGCGTGGATGCACCATGAAAGACGGGCACGGAGGTGTTGTTGTAGGTAGCGAAATCTCTGGAGGATACAAAAACCTGTTTGTTGAAAACTGTAAAATGGACAGTCCAAATCTGGATCGTGTAATCCGAATTAAATCAAGTACTTGCCGTGGAGGTTTGATAGAAAATGTATTTGTTAGGAATATTACTGTTGGCCAATGTCGTGAAGCAGTGCTTCATATCAACCTTCAATACGAAAGCCGTGAGAAATGTAACCGTGGATTTGATCCTACAGTACGTAATGTATATCTTCAGAATGTAACCTGCGAAAAAAGTAAGTTTGGTGTTAGTGTTGTTGGATTAGAGGATAACGACCATGTATATAATATAAATGTGGAAGATTGTCACTTTAACAATGTAGCCGATGGAAATTCAGTAACCGGAGCAAAAGATATTAACTATAAAGGATTGTATATAAACGGAACTGAAGTCAAAAAATAAAAAAAATATTTTTGCAGCTCATATTATAACAATATGATATTTTTAATATCATATACAATAATTTAAACAAAATAATTCAAAAGAGGCTATTCTTACAAAGATAGCCTCTTTCTTTTTGTATACGTTTTAATCTTTAAAATAATTTATAGAAACTGCCTGCAATAAACAATCTATTACTTAGAATGATTTAGTATCATAAAGACAGTAATACTTTTTCTTAAAATTATCTCTTTTCTTTATTTCAAGCATCTCTTTTTTTCTTTTTTCATTCATCCCAATACATAAATCAAAAAATAAAAAGTATCTTTGCATGTCTAAAGCATTGGAAATTCAAAAGATGGAAGAACTTAACGCTATAAAAGGACTCATAGAAAAAGGTGAAGTGGAAACTGCTATTTACACATTGGATCAATTTATTGAAAGCAATCCAACGTGTGATGAGGCATATTATCTTCGCGGAAATGCTTACCGTAAACAAGGAAACTGGCAAGTGGCAATAAACAATTACCTCTCTGCTATAGAACTTAACCCCAAAAGCCCCGCCCTTCAAGCAAAAAAAATGATGATGGACATCCTGAATTTCTACAATAAGGATATGTACAACCAATAAATTC
This genomic interval carries:
- a CDS encoding DUF2867 domain-containing protein, with product MEKANIAEQSFIYGFSLNADYSECYQMATNKKSVTLESCLSSFSLRPKWVDFLFKLRNILVKPFNLDTSTDEVTNNNPGKGEKLGFFDVLERSETEILLNANDKHLEGWFSLQYETDKDKHTVKIVTVVMFHNLMGKIYFYTIKPFHYLIIRDALIRMCKY
- a CDS encoding glycoside hydrolase family 28 protein, encoding MRKVFGMISLLLLTLYANANPIDKAWEECAKIEKQIKRTSFPQRTFVITDFGAKAGNETEPCHDAINLAIVTCNQAGGGTVVIPKGVFYTGPITLKSNVNLHFEDGATLKFSTNQKLYFPAVLTRWEGIDCWNAHPMIYAYGETNIAITGKGTIDAQGANENWWRMSGAKQFGWKEGIVAQKNGGRERLLMYGETGMPVYKRIMTPEDGMRPQLINFYSCNTILIEDVNLRNSPFWVIHPLFCESMIVRGVNILSHGPNNDGCDPESSKNVLIENCIFNTGDDCIAIKSGRNGDGRKWNVPSENIIVRGCTMKDGHGGVVVGSEISGGYKNLFVENCKMDSPNLDRVIRIKSSTCRGGLIENVFVRNITVGQCREAVLHINLQYESREKCNRGFDPTVRNVYLQNVTCEKSKFGVSVVGLEDNDHVYNINVEDCHFNNVADGNSVTGAKDINYKGLYINGTEVKK
- a CDS encoding tetratricopeptide repeat protein — its product is MEELNAIKGLIEKGEVETAIYTLDQFIESNPTCDEAYYLRGNAYRKQGNWQVAINNYLSAIELNPKSPALQAKKMMMDILNFYNKDMYNQ